The proteins below come from a single Pseudarthrobacter sp. SSS035 genomic window:
- a CDS encoding DUF4194 domain-containing protein, producing the protein MTDLSNPMSSAPDAAQGVASKGPDEGPDASLRVLGSPDPLSEPRAGLIEDQLRGEGAGAAFGAGRTSTITPRDTFVDGAALFPGDTGVLSMKVRQALVKLLKGPYVDGGRDEKLWTTLLDNQIILRSRLSELFLTLQLDHERKIAVLRPVDPEAIGGSNRSSILRQQRALSRVETIVLLRLRMLLDRHVTAQTDATITREEIADLVAHYQPAGQQDALRDSDVVTRAITKLLARQLLLTTGLDDVYTISNALPLALPFENIGDIPAQIEALVAATADPTGTEALIELDGENPLRADDDTEDNEPVTDNSDDSGDMRQHASKRGTSEHAEHVSGGGAIADHEEGDA; encoded by the coding sequence ATGACTGACCTTTCAAACCCCATGAGTTCAGCACCAGATGCCGCCCAGGGAGTGGCATCTAAGGGACCGGACGAGGGCCCCGATGCGAGCTTGCGAGTATTGGGAAGTCCTGACCCGCTATCGGAGCCGCGCGCTGGGCTGATCGAAGATCAGCTGCGCGGCGAAGGGGCGGGGGCGGCATTTGGTGCTGGACGGACCTCTACCATCACACCCCGGGACACGTTTGTGGACGGCGCGGCCCTGTTTCCCGGTGACACCGGCGTGCTCTCGATGAAAGTGCGCCAGGCGCTGGTCAAGCTGCTCAAGGGTCCGTACGTTGACGGCGGCCGCGACGAAAAGCTGTGGACCACGCTGCTGGACAACCAGATCATCCTGCGCAGCCGCCTGTCCGAGCTGTTCCTGACCCTGCAGCTGGACCACGAGCGCAAGATCGCCGTCCTGCGCCCGGTGGATCCTGAAGCCATCGGCGGCAGCAACCGGTCCAGCATCCTGCGCCAACAGCGTGCCCTGAGCCGGGTGGAAACCATCGTACTGCTCCGCCTGCGGATGCTGCTGGACCGCCACGTCACCGCCCAGACCGATGCCACCATCACCCGCGAGGAAATCGCAGACCTCGTGGCCCACTACCAGCCCGCCGGCCAGCAGGACGCGCTGCGCGATTCGGACGTGGTCACCCGGGCCATCACCAAGCTCCTGGCCCGCCAGCTGCTCCTCACCACCGGCCTGGACGACGTCTACACCATCTCCAACGCCCTCCCGCTGGCCCTCCCCTTCGAAAACATCGGCGACATCCCCGCCCAAATCGAAGCCCTGGTAGCCGCCACCGCAGACCCCACAGGCACAGAAGCGCTTATAGAGCTCGACGGCGAGAATCCCCTCCGCGCAGACGACGACACTGAGGACAACGAACCGGTGACTGACAACAGCGACGACTCCGGGGACATGCGGCAGCATGCGTCTAAGCGAGGAACGAGCGAGCATGCAGAGCATGTGTCCGGTGGTGGCGCGATAGCCGACCACGAAGAAGGAGACGCATGA
- a CDS encoding ATP-binding protein, translated as MSIATMLPMGDLTNPGQMRLALVQVVNWGTFHGAHTMHVDRNGTLLTGNSGVGKSTLFDAMLRVFDARPRSNEAAAQRAGGAVEDKRTTFTYMRGKVGDKAVGEGSASAFQRPGATWSAVALTFDNAAGTRITVSALFDLPKNGTESSVGRFYVIDSKPLDLPAIEDIADKRFTKAALETIFPDAQIFDVHKAFAERFRRLLGISSDQALPLLRVIQAGKGLGGSVNTFFRDQVLDAPATLAAADDVVEEFSNLMSIRQRLEDVRQQRDQLAPVPGLNKEYAQSLLDANRLRELSGEEFEAYKQQLAVTVHEKTLARFKELAQAKAKELGAERSVRDGLAKDLRQLETDYNNQGGNAISAIEQSLDNANVGLRLREQVEEAARTALSDAGLQLEWTAEGWEQAHEQAAARSAELKDDSQALQELRFEAFDGHATKKRELAAAQQELVSLKTRKSLLPPSSIENRAAIAAATGVPEDRMPFGGELMDLAEGEEQWRPAAERALRNLATTLLVPGEHFAAVTRYLNDNKVRGALRAVDVSKPLAGGALAVEDAHDGDLLTKLDILASGAVADAGEWIRERIALDFAYPCVEDPNELATLDKGLSLGGVVKRNRHTVEKDDRFTGRQDYVLGFDNAAKLELVAAQVEDLQQELAKAAELAQSREESHQGMSRQLDALRRIAEDHRPWEQVSAAVAADELARIEQRLKDALAAQADLEPLRANIESARQKHQASTEAAAVLQSEYKALDRQMSAADSLLEAARARLEQAPPSDATVTALEPYFTDFGDVSEMHELDNLANRVRTALLGELHVAETRGQATSERLTRIFEGFVREWGSAISADHGTSIGAAGEFEGRYHAIISDGLPAQESEFRQFFNQRTHESFSTLLHLLDEERRSITSRILPLNGILSEVNFHEGSFLELDIKQTLPATAKQFKDAIQNALKARHMRPTRAGSGTVSGPEAGGGDDAELTARYKTLETLVKRLGSPTPEDRRWRAEVLDVRGHLFIQCKEHRENGKRTDVYMHADTGSMSGGERQRFTAFIMAAALSYQLGIAEQGFTTYGTVMMDEAFVLASEEFAGAGIKALHEFGFQLLLAAPENVIDLSRHLGSVTEILRDKRTNRSGVLTAPVIRPRPGAEGQWRSEANPVDIVLR; from the coding sequence ATGAGCATCGCAACCATGCTGCCGATGGGCGATCTCACGAACCCCGGTCAGATGCGCCTTGCGTTGGTGCAGGTGGTCAACTGGGGCACGTTCCATGGGGCGCACACAATGCACGTGGACCGGAACGGAACCCTGCTGACGGGCAACTCGGGCGTGGGCAAGTCCACGCTGTTTGACGCCATGCTGCGCGTATTCGATGCCCGGCCGCGCTCCAACGAGGCGGCGGCCCAGCGTGCCGGCGGTGCTGTGGAGGACAAGAGGACCACGTTCACGTACATGCGCGGCAAGGTGGGCGACAAGGCCGTTGGCGAAGGCTCCGCCAGCGCGTTCCAGCGGCCCGGCGCCACGTGGTCCGCTGTCGCCCTGACGTTTGATAACGCCGCGGGCACCCGCATCACGGTGTCCGCACTGTTCGACCTGCCCAAGAACGGCACGGAGTCCAGTGTTGGGCGTTTCTACGTGATCGACAGCAAGCCGCTGGACCTGCCGGCCATCGAGGACATCGCGGACAAGCGCTTCACCAAGGCTGCGCTGGAGACGATCTTCCCGGACGCCCAGATCTTCGATGTCCACAAGGCCTTCGCGGAGCGTTTCCGCCGGCTCCTCGGCATCAGTTCGGACCAGGCTCTGCCCCTGCTGCGCGTGATCCAGGCCGGCAAGGGCCTGGGCGGCAGCGTCAATACCTTCTTCCGCGACCAGGTCCTGGACGCCCCCGCCACCCTCGCCGCGGCCGACGACGTGGTGGAGGAATTCAGCAACCTCATGTCCATCCGGCAGCGGCTGGAGGACGTGCGGCAGCAGCGGGACCAGCTGGCCCCCGTGCCCGGCCTGAACAAGGAATACGCGCAGTCGCTGCTGGATGCGAACCGGCTCCGTGAGCTGTCCGGCGAGGAGTTCGAAGCCTACAAGCAGCAGCTCGCGGTCACGGTGCACGAGAAGACACTGGCCCGGTTCAAGGAGCTGGCCCAGGCGAAAGCCAAGGAACTGGGCGCGGAACGCTCCGTCCGCGACGGGCTGGCCAAGGATCTGCGCCAGCTGGAGACCGATTACAACAACCAGGGCGGCAACGCGATCTCCGCGATCGAGCAGTCGCTGGACAACGCCAACGTGGGTCTGCGGCTTCGCGAGCAGGTGGAGGAAGCGGCCCGCACGGCCCTGTCCGACGCCGGCCTGCAGCTGGAGTGGACCGCTGAGGGTTGGGAACAGGCCCACGAGCAGGCTGCCGCCAGGTCGGCCGAGCTTAAGGACGACTCGCAGGCCCTGCAGGAGCTCCGCTTCGAAGCCTTCGACGGCCACGCCACCAAAAAGCGCGAGCTGGCGGCGGCCCAGCAGGAGCTCGTGTCGCTGAAGACGCGCAAGTCCCTGCTGCCGCCGTCGAGCATTGAAAACCGCGCGGCAATCGCCGCGGCCACGGGCGTCCCGGAAGACCGGATGCCGTTCGGCGGCGAGCTGATGGACCTCGCTGAAGGGGAGGAGCAGTGGCGGCCGGCGGCGGAGCGCGCGCTCCGGAACCTCGCCACCACGCTGCTGGTCCCCGGCGAACACTTCGCCGCCGTGACCCGCTACCTCAACGACAACAAGGTACGCGGAGCCCTGCGCGCGGTGGACGTATCCAAACCGCTCGCGGGCGGCGCCCTCGCCGTGGAAGACGCGCACGACGGCGACCTGCTGACCAAGCTGGACATCCTCGCCAGCGGCGCGGTGGCGGACGCCGGGGAATGGATCCGGGAGCGGATCGCCCTCGATTTCGCTTACCCGTGCGTCGAGGACCCTAACGAGCTGGCCACCCTGGACAAGGGCCTGAGCCTGGGCGGTGTGGTCAAACGCAACCGGCACACGGTAGAGAAGGACGACCGTTTCACCGGTCGCCAGGACTACGTACTCGGGTTCGACAATGCTGCCAAGCTGGAACTTGTGGCCGCCCAGGTGGAGGACCTGCAGCAGGAACTCGCCAAGGCTGCCGAGCTGGCGCAGAGCCGTGAAGAGTCGCACCAGGGCATGAGCCGGCAGCTCGATGCCCTCCGCCGGATCGCGGAGGACCACCGGCCCTGGGAACAGGTGTCAGCTGCGGTCGCCGCCGATGAACTCGCCAGGATTGAACAGCGGCTCAAGGATGCCCTCGCGGCCCAGGCCGACCTGGAACCGCTGCGGGCCAACATCGAATCTGCCCGGCAGAAGCACCAGGCCAGCACCGAAGCAGCCGCCGTCCTGCAGAGCGAATACAAGGCACTGGACCGGCAAATGAGCGCTGCCGATTCGCTGCTGGAAGCCGCGCGTGCCCGCCTGGAGCAGGCGCCGCCGTCGGACGCCACAGTGACCGCGCTGGAACCGTACTTCACCGACTTCGGCGACGTCAGCGAGATGCATGAGCTGGACAACCTGGCCAACCGTGTCCGGACGGCGCTGCTAGGAGAGCTGCACGTGGCCGAGACGCGCGGGCAGGCGACCTCGGAGCGGCTGACCCGGATCTTCGAGGGTTTTGTGCGCGAGTGGGGTTCCGCGATTTCCGCGGACCACGGCACCTCCATCGGTGCGGCGGGGGAGTTCGAAGGCCGCTACCACGCCATCATCAGCGACGGCCTGCCCGCCCAGGAGTCCGAGTTCCGGCAGTTCTTCAACCAGCGCACGCACGAATCGTTCAGCACGCTGCTGCACCTGCTGGACGAGGAGCGGCGGTCCATCACCAGCCGCATCCTGCCGCTCAACGGCATCCTGTCCGAGGTCAACTTCCACGAGGGCAGCTTCCTGGAACTGGACATCAAGCAGACCCTGCCGGCCACGGCCAAGCAGTTCAAGGACGCCATCCAGAACGCGCTGAAGGCCCGGCACATGCGGCCCACCCGCGCCGGATCCGGCACGGTTTCCGGCCCGGAAGCCGGGGGAGGCGACGACGCCGAGCTCACCGCCCGCTACAAGACCCTCGAAACGCTCGTAAAGCGGCTCGGCTCACCCACCCCCGAGGACCGGCGCTGGCGCGCGGAAGTGCTGGACGTCCGCGGGCACCTGTTCATCCAGTGCAAGGAACACCGGGAAAACGGCAAGCGGACCGACGTGTACATGCACGCCGACACCGGCTCCATGTCCGGCGGCGAGCGGCAGCGCTTCACCGCGTTCATCATGGCCGCGGCGCTGAGCTACCAGCTGGGCATCGCCGAGCAGGGGTTCACCACGTACGGCACCGTGATGATGGATGAGGCGTTTGTGCTGGCCTCGGAGGAGTTTGCCGGCGCCGGGATCAAGGCGCTGCACGAGTTCGGCTT